The segment GTTGGACCGTTTGTGGCGCCTTTTGATCCGTATGCGCAGGACCTTGTAAATAAACTTGCTCCGCCATCCGCTGACCATTGGTTTGGTACGGATAGTTTTGGACGTGACATTTTTAGTCGAATTCTGCATGGGATGTCCATCACATTATATATTGGCTTTTTCTCAGTAGCATTAGGCGGTACCATTGGCGTATTGCTTGGAATTATTTCCGGTTATTACGGCAAACGTACAGATTCGTTCATTATGAGATGTATGGATGTACTATTAGCTTTCCCTGGTATTCTATTAGCACTCGCAATTGTGACAGTACTAGGTAGTAGCTTGAACAACGTTATTATTGCTGTAGCTATTTCATCACTCCCGGTTTTTGCCAGAATTACACGAGGTTCAACACTTTCTGTAAAAAACCTTGAATACATAGATGCGATGAAAGCTTTAGGTGCCAGTGATGCACGTATTATATTTAAACATATATTTCCGAATATTACCTCACCAATCATTGTACAAGCTACAATGTATATTGCGACAGCTGTTATATCAGCTAGTGGCCTATCCTTTCTTGGACTTGGAGCACAGCCGCCGATGCCGGAGTGGGGCGCTATGCTGGCAGATGGACGTAATTATCTATATAACGCCTGGCACGTTGCATTCTTCCCGGGTATTATGATTGTTGCTGTTGTACTTGCATTTAATGTTCTTGGTGATGGATTAAGAGATGCACTTGATCCGAAGATGAAAGAGTAGAGAGGTGGAGGAACATGTTTAAATTTATTATCAGACGTCTCATTCAAACCATCCCTGTATTAATAGGGGTTTCTATACTTGTATTCAGCTTAATGCACCTTGTTCCCGGTAATCCTGCTCAAATCATGGCAGGTGAAAGTGCACCAAAGGAAACAGTTGAAGCTATGGAAGAACGATTAGGCTTAAATGATCCATTACCCGTGCAATATTTTAACTATGTTTCAAATGCAGTTCAAGGTGATTTAGGAAGCTCTATTCGAAGTGGGCGGGATGTCACAGAAGAAATTGGCGGCAGATTCTGGGTAACGGTAGAACTCGCCATTTACAGTACCATTTTAAGTGTATTTATGGGATTAATAGCTGGGATTGTTTCTGCTACAAGACGAAATTCCTTCGCAGATACTTCCCTTATGCTCATTGCGCTGTTCGGGCTATCCATGCCCAATTTCTGGCTGGGATTGATGTTAATTCAATGGTTTGCCATCGGAATTGACTTACCAAGCTGGGTTCCATTCTTAAACGACACGGCATGGTTCTCACCATCAGGTTGGGGTAGTTTCGAACAAGTCATATTACCTGTCATTACACTTGGCACTGGTGGTGCGGCAATCATCGCTCGTATGACCCGTTCCAGTATGCTGGATGTTATTGATCAGGATTATATCCGTACAGCAAGGGCAAAAGGGGTTAAAGAGCGCATTGTCATCTATCGCCATGCACTAAAGAATGCGTTAATTCCCGTAGTTACGATTGTCGGTCTACAGTTCGGGTCACTTCTGGGTGGTACCGTTCTAACAGAAACTGTTTTTGCGATTAATGGAATGGGCAAATTAATTATCGACTCAATCACAGCCCGGGATTTCCCAATTGTTCAAGGCGCTATACTTGTCGTTGCACTCTTGTTCGTATTGGTAAACCTACTTGTCGATATAGCGTATCGCTTCTTAAATAAACGAATCGAACTGGATTAATGGCTTGCTAGAATTAGAAAAGGCTGAGGTGATATGACAATGGAGACTAATTCTCATGAAAATATACTAGAAATAAATGAGCTGCAAACCTCTTTTTTTACAAAAGATTTAGAGGTGAAAGCAGTTGACGGTGTAACTTTTTCCCTCCCAAAAGGGAAAACACTAGGAGTTGTAGGCGAATCCGGCTCCGGAAAGAGTATTACCGCGCTTTCTGTTCTCCGTCTAATCGATGAACCAGGAAAAATTGTTGGTGGGGAAATAAAATTTAAAGGCGAAAACCTTCTCGATAAGAAAGATGCCCAGATGAGAAAAATTCGCGGTAACGAAATTTCCATGATTTTTCAGGAACCGATGACTTCCTTAAATCCTACGTATACGGTTGGGCAGCAAATCAGTGAAGCATATATAACACATGAAGGTTTAGGAAAAAAAGAAGCAAAGCAGCGTTCCATTGAGATGCTTGAACTTGTAGGGATCCCTTCCCCGAAAAAAAGAATTAATCAATATCCGCATGAACTCTCAGGAGGGATGAGGCAGCGGGTTATGATTGCAATCGCGCTTGCATGTAATCCAGAGCTTCTGATTGCAGATGAACCTACAACAGCACTTGATGTAACCATACAAGCCCAGATTCTTGAATTAATAAATGATCTGCAAGAGAGATTAGGAATGGGTATGCTCTTAATCACCCATGATCTGGGGGTCGTTGCTGAAACATGCGATTATGTCGCTGTTATGTATGGTGGCCAAATCGTCGAATATGAAGATGTGAATACACTTTTCAATGATCCGAAACATCCATATACAGTTGGCCTGCTTAACTCTATACCTCCAAATGATCATGATATAGAAGGCGATTTGCCTGTTATTAAAGGAACCGTACCAAGCCCGGCGGAAATGCCAACAGGCTGCCGCTTTGCACCACGCTGTCCATTTGCAACAGAGCTTTGTAAGAATAAACTTCCAGAATTAGAAACAGACGAATACGGAAATCAAATTCGCTGTTGGATTTATACAGATGAATGGGATGGCGATCCGGAGGTGAATGTTAATGACGAAAGAACTTCTAAAAGTTACTGATCTAAAGCAACATTTTCCGATTAAAGGCGGAATACTAGGTCGAACAGTTAACCATGTAAAAGCAGTTGATGGTGTATCATTTTCTATTTATGAGGGAGAAACACTAAGTATTGTAGGTGAATCCGGTTGTGGAAAGTCCACGACTGGCCGTGCAATTCTCCGGCTTGATGAGCCATCAGGCGGACAAGTGGAATTCGACGGAGAAGACTTGCTATCATTCAGCAAAAAGAAAATGAACAAAACACGTAAAAATATGCAAGTGATTTTCCAGGATCCATACGCATCAATAAACCCGCGGCAAACCGTTCGCCAGATATTGAACGAAGCCATGGAAATACAAAATGTTGTACCCAAAAAAGAACGTAATGATAGAATTATAGAGCTTTTGAAAACAGTTGGCCTTGGTGAGCATCAAGTAGATCGAATGCCACATGAATTCAGTGGCGGGCAGCGGCAAAGAATTGGTATAGCCCGTGCCCTATCTGTTAATCCACAACTTATTGTTGCTGATGAAGCAGTATCAGCATTAGATGTATCTATCCAGGCACAGGTTATCAATCTATTGAAAAAATTGCAGCGAGATTTTGATTTAACCTATTTATTTATTTCACATGATCTCGGCGTTGTGCGGCACATATCAGATCGTATTATCGTCATGTATGTAGGCAAAATTGTCGAGATCGCGGACAAGAAATCACTTTTCTCAGGTGCACAGCATCCGTATACAAAGGCACTATTGTCTGCTATTCCGAGTACAAAGATGGAAACGAAAAAGGAACGGATTGTCTTGAAAGGTGATGTACCGTCACCAATAGATCCACCAACAGGATGCAGATTCCATACGCGTTGTCCATTTGCAACAGAAAAATGTGTCAATGAAGTACCTAAACTTCGCAATGCGGATTATATGGAAGGCGGTCACCTAGCTGCTTGTCACTATATGGAAGAAATTGAATCAGGCGAGCATCAGCCAACTAGATAAAGCAATACCAAAAGCGCTCCGAGCCACGTAGCTGGAGCGCTTTTACTTATTTTATTTGGCTTTTTTCGTAAGAGTTGTTGCTTTTAAACCTTCGTAGTTGATATAAAACTACGACATAGTAATAGATGATGGGTGCATTTACCCGCTACGGAAATACACTACGCTGGTGTTGTGTTTACTGCCGCTTAATACATTAATAATCAATATTCAAAACATCGAACCGCCTCATTAGTTCGGGTGAGCGAAGGGAGGTGACTCCTGCGGGAACAAATGTCTTCGGTGGGGCGAGCATTTACGCGCAGTCCCAGCACGTGTCCGAAGACCCCGCAGAGTGGTTTTCTCGAGGCAGGTTAAGTTCGCGACGTCCTGTCGCAACACCTGCACTAGCACGTCCTGTGCGTCGAAGGCTGAGGCCTTGCCCTAAGGGTGCGCATCCGCCCTTCGCTCACCCGAACGGAGATTATAGCAAACAGTACAATAAACGCTTAAAAAGTATTTTAACAGTTAGCTCAATGTCTACTTTTACTATCCCTCACTACCCGTTTTTTGGACTTCATCATCGATCTTTTTATCCTGCCTTGTAAATAGCTGGATGATAAGTAGTACAATAAAGGCTGAAAATCCTATGATATCTGAATTTCCTTCTGGATACATTAACATCAGACCTGTTACTGCTACAAGGATTCTCTCGGCCCAGTGTAGTTTTCGATACCAGAATCCGATGATTGCTGCCCCGATCGCTATCATCCCAATAAGTGCAGTAAAGAGCGACCAGGTAATCTCGATGAAATTTGCATCAATCATTAACAACTGTGGATTCAACACAAACATGTACGGAATAATAAACGCAGCAATAGCTAATTTTGACGCATTAAAGCCGGTACGAATCGGCTCCCCGCCGGAAATCCCTGTCGCCGCAAATGCTGCCAGAGCAACAGGTGGCGTGATATCCGCAACAATACCAAAGTAAAATACAAACATATGTCCAGCTAATACCGGGATAGCTACCTCCAGCTGATCATTCAATGCCAGAATTGCTGGTAGAGCAATGGTTGATGTAATAATATAATTAGCTGTTGTTGGCGATCCCATTCCTAGTATAATTGAAGCAATCATAGTAAACACCAGTGTCAGCAGTAATTGGACTTCCGGCGAGGTTGCTAATGTTCCAGCAATGCTTACAAGACTATTCCCCATTTTCAACCCTAATCCGGTTTTCGTCACAACACCAACGATAATACCGGCACAGGCAGTAGCCGCCGCAACTCCCAATGCTGTTTTTGCACCGGACTGCAATGCCACAATAAACCTGCTAAAGTTGATTCTCGTATCTTTCCTAAACAAACTGACAAGTATCGTTGCACCAATACCATAGATGGCTGTCCGCTCAATACTAAATCCGGCAAATAAGAGATATACAATTAACAGAATCGGTAGTAACAAATGTATTTTTTTCAATACAGTTCTCTTTTTTGGGATTACTTCTTCCGGTAAACCATGCAGACCTGTACGCTTTGCTTCAAGATGTGTCATAACCCAGATCCCGGTAAAGTATAATATAGCAGGAATAGTTGCTGCCTTAGCAATATTCCAGTAGCTTTCACCTGCAAATTCGATCATCAGGAACGCTGCAGCACCCATTATCGGCGGCATAATTTGCCCACCAGTGGAAGCCGCCGCTTCTACTGCCCCAGCAAAGTTCTTTCGATAACCCAATCTTTTCATCATAGGGATCGTGTAGGAGCCTGTTGTTACGGTGTTTGCGACAGAACTACCGGAAATCGTCCCATTCAAGGCACTGGAGAAAATCGCAACTTTCGCAGGCCCGCCAGTACGCCTGCCTGCCAATGAAATAGCCAGGTCATTAAAGTACGTCCCGACACCTGTCTGTACAAGAAATGCTCCAAATAGCAAGAAGAGGAAAATATAGGTAGATGATACCTGCAACGGTGTACCAAGAATCCCTTCTGTTGTAAAGTACATCGAGTCGATTAATTGTTCCAGACTGAGGCCTCGGTGTGCCAGCATGCCAGGCATTTGTTGGCCGAAATAAGCATAAACTAAGAAGGCTGATGCAATAATCGTAATTGGAAGTCCGACAGCTCTTCTGGACGCTTCCAAAACAAGTAAAATAGCTATACCACCTATAATCATTTGAGCCGTGTCTACCCCGCCGATCTGTTGTACCAACGTCTCATAGAACAACGGCCAATATGCGGTAACAATTATTGACAGCAGCACTAATATGTAATCATACCACGGTATGGATGTTCTCTTCGTTTTACGCCTTGCCGGAAATAAAAGAAATATAAGTGATAATGCAAAACCCAAGTGTACCGTTCGCTGGATATACGCTGTAAATTGACCAAATATCCCGGTATAAATGTGGAATAGAGAAAAAGCGATTAATCCAAAAAAGACCACATAACCAATCCAGCCTTTTGATGTCCTCGTATTGGCCTCAGCATCATATTTCGCCATTAATTCTTCTTGTTGTTCTTCTGTCATTTGATTACTATTGTTTTCCTTCATGAATTTTCACTCCTTTCAAGCGTTCCCAAAGAGACAGCCGTTCCACCTGAACAGTAAACCATGCGCCAGGTTCAAAATACCTATTAAACCAGGCCATATACTCTTTCTCTGAAGAACTGTCATCGTTGCTTGACTCCCATATGAGGCGATGCTCTGAAACCGTTTTTCCATTTCGTATATTCATAGAAGAAAAGTAATTATCCAAATCCTTTAAATGATACTTTCCGTCCTCATAAGCAAATGTTTCCCCGGGGCCTGCATTGGATGGCATGCCGATTCCAAATTCTTCATAAACCATCTCATATTGCTTTATGTCGTGGTCCGCAGTCACTATGTATTTTTCCACAACATCTGTTAAATGGATAGAATGTTTAAATATAATTTGAAATGTTTCCCCGGATTTTATCGGAAGAAACGCTTCAATATGGTCTGTATTTTCTTCATAAAATACCAAAGCTGTCCGATAAGGAATGAATAGAACAACGACAATTACAATAATGAAAAAACTGACAAATAATATAGCTTTTCGATGTCTCATTGATCATTCACCCATTAAAAAAATTCTCTTGTCCTATCAAAAAGTACAGCAAATTGAAAATAACCGGCAGCCACCCCCTCAGAAGAATGGTTGCCGGCCATTCCATTTATACGAAGTCCAATTAGTCTGCACTTACTCCTTCTTCATCAAAGTAACGCTGTGCACCGGGATGTAAATCAATACCAACCCCGTCAAGTCCAGTTTCAGTTGTGATTAGTTCAGCTTTGTCATGTGCCATTTCGCTCGCATTTTCATACATGGATTTGGTGATTTCATAGACTGTATCCTCAGGAATATCTTCAGTTACAACCATCATTGCCATAACAGCAGCTGTAGTTATATCTTCATCCACCGAACCATAAGTTCCTGCCTCAATGGTATCTTCTGCATAATAAGGATATTGTTCAATCAATTCAGCTATTTTATCTTCTTCCATAGAAACAATGGAAATATCTACAGTAGCCCCCAAACCTTCTACTGCCCCGGTTGGCGTACCGGATGTAATAAATGCTGCATCAATGTTGCCATCCTGTATTCCCGATGTTGATTCATCGAAGTCAAGATTCTGTGCATTAATATCATCCATGGAAAGTCCATGCACCTCCAGGATCTGCTCAGCGTTCACATAAGTCCCCGAACCTGGTGCCCCTACAGATACGGCCATCCCTTCTAAGTCTTCTACAGTTTCAATGCCTGAATCAGCGCTACTTACAATTTGAATGGTTTCCGGATAAAGGGATCCGATGGCTAATACGTTATCTACCGGCTCTCCCTCAAACGAGTTGACACCTTCCACCGCATTGGACATAACGTCCGTTTGTACCATGGCTAGTTCAGCTTCCCCGTTTTGAAGTGCTACCACATTATCGGCTGAAGCATTCGATGATAACGCATCTGTTTGAATCCCAGTATCATCACCGATATTTTGCGCCATCTCACCACCCAGCGGATAATATGTACCGCTAGTACCACCAGTAAGCATACTCAAGAATTCAGGTGCTTCTTCACTTCCACCACCATCATCACCTTCAGCTTCTCCGCCAGTGTCTTCACTTTCTCCGCCACATGCTGCTAATAGCATCAGGACTGCAAATAGCAACATACCAAACAACAACAGTTTATTCTGTTTCATGAAACTCCCCCTTGTAATTTATAAAACTATAATACTAATTAGATTTTAACCGTTTTCATGAATATGTCAAGTCTTTATGAATAGTACTATTTAACTATTGCCTTATGTGTCTTGACAATTTTGAGAAAATTCACTATCATAATAGTAATATATACAGGTGCGGTAAGAAGAAAGTACTGCCAGCAGTAGAATTCAGTCAAAATGGCGTTACTTTCTTTACGTTTAACTAAACAAATAGGAGTGTATTTTATGCGAGTGAAAATAGCAGTATTTGGTAGAAAAGAGATAATGGATCGAATAATAGAGTTAGTAGATGAACGGAATGATTTAGAAATTATTCCATTCACATATGTAAATGTAAAAGATTTAAACGCATTAATCGATAAAGCTTTGATGTGTGACATTTATTTATTTGCAGGCGCCCTTCCCTATTTATATGCATATGAAAAAATCAACAAAAAAAGACTACCTTTTGTTCAAGTGATTTTCGACGAATACATGATCTTAACATCTTTATACCGTCTTAAAAATGACCTTAAGCGCTTTTCCATTGATGTGTCCGATCATGTACATGTAAATAAAGTGGTTGGTGAATTGGAAATGGATGAGAAAGAAATTTATACGTTCGAATTTGGAAAAGAGAGTGACATAACAATTGATAAAATCGTAAAACATCATCATGATCTCTGGAATGAAGGAAAAATTGATCATGCCCTGACCTCCATGGATGAAGTAGAGCAGCGACTAAGTAAGCTTGAAATACCAGCAAGTTGTATGACCATTCCCAATTTAAATCTGGAGCATGCTATCGATCAAGCGGCATCGACCGTCAGACTGAACCAAAGTAAGAGCCCCCAAATTGTTTCAGGCCATGTACGGATTCAACATTTAGAAGCCATAACCAAGGAAAAAGGAGCATCTGCAGCAAATGAACTTTTACTCAAGCTTCATCATATGTTATTAAAATTTGGACGGAAAACAGATAGTTCAGTTTTATCCAATCATAATCAGTTTGTATTATTCGGTACGAGAAGTTTGCAGGATCATATCACAAAGCATTACCGCGATTTTCCCCTAATTCGGGAAATTGAAGAGACGCTTGAGACACCTGTAGACATTGGGTTCGGGCTTGGATTAACTGCAAAACAGGCAGAGGATCATGCAAAATTAGCTTTGGACCGGGGGGAGCAGACAGAAATCAGCAATTGCTATATTGTTAACGATCGGCAGGATACGATTGGCCCGCTTGGAATCAAGAAGCAATTTGATACAACACGATTATATCATTCGCTCATACACAAGGCGCAACTTAATAATGAGTTGTCGTATAATTTCCTTGACTTTATTACGGTACGCAACAATGAACCATTCTCATCCAATGACATTGCCTCGTACTACAATGTAACAAAACGCAGTGCCGAGCGGACAATAAATAAGCTCTTAAGTGGTGAGGTAATTATAGCGGTTGGAGAAGAGAAGCCGTATGCCAGAGGGCGGCCCAGAAAATTGTTTACGTTGAATCAGTAGGATAAAGGAGCGCCTTGCGTGGCTTGACGCGATTTTGGCTCGCTTTTATTAATCATGGCTCCCTAAATCCGCTATGATCGCTGATAAAAGGGAGCGGTGCGCTGATAAGATAGTGATTACCGCTGATATATTGGCAGCAACCGCCGATAAAACACAAAAAAGGAGGAGGCCGCATTATCTGAGGTCCACCTCCTCTTCTCTATAGACGTTCGGGATTCTTGATCCAGCGATCTTGACGCTCTGTCCAGCGGTAGGAGCACTTTATTCTGCGGCCAGAGCACTCCATCCCTCGGTCACGGCTCTCCATCCAGCGAACACACTCTTCATCCCTCGGGTCAAATACTCAATAACTCTCTTACATCATCTTCACTCAAGCTGGAAAGCATTGTCTCACCTGGCTGAATAACTTGATCGATGAGTTCGCGTTTTTTCTGTTGCAGATCGTATATCTTCTCTTCAATCGTGCCTTCTGTAACGAGGCGAATAACCTGAACGACGTTTTTCTGGCCGAAGCGGTGGGCGCGCCCTGTTGCCTGATCCTCTACGGCTGGGTTCCACCATAGATCATATAGAATAACCGTATCTGCGCCTGTTAGATTCAGGCCGGTACCTCCTGCTTTTAGGGAAATTAAAAAGACATTGTTCTCCCCATTATTAAAGCGTTCGCTCATTTCCACGCGCTCTTGTGAACTTGTTCCACCATGAAGATAGAAATAATCAATACCCTCTTGCTTTAGCTTTTCGATAATAATTTCATGCATGCTTGTAAACTGTGAAAAAATAAGCATACGCTTCCCATTTTCAATTGCGTTTCTTACCGTATCCATCAACTGTTCAAGCTTGCCCGAGTATCCCTGGTAATTTTCGATAAACAATGATGGGTGGCAGCAAATTTGGCGCAAGCGTGTTAGCCCGGCCAGGATCTTCATGCGGTTCTGGTTGAAGCCACTTTCCGCCATCGATTGTGATGCCTCCTGCTGTAGCTGACGCAAATAACCGAGATATAAATCTTTTTGATCTTTTGTTAACTCCGAAACGCTGACAGATTCAATCTTATCAGGAAGTTCTTTTAATACGTCACCTTTAAGACGGCGCAGGATAAATGGTTTTGTCATCGATGCAATTTTTTCGTTTGACAGTTGTTTAAACTTGCGCTGGCTTGGCATGAGTCCCGGTAATATCACTTGGAAAATGGACCATAGTTCTTCAATTGAATTTTCAATTGGTGTACCGCTTAATGCAAATCGTCTTCCTGCTTTAATCCCGCGAATCGCCTGTGATGTTTTTGTCGCATAATTTTTAATAAATTGTGCTTCATCCAAGATCAATGTCTGGAAATTCAATTCACGATAAAGCTCGATGTCCTGGCGCAATGTCGCATACGACGTTATCCATACATCCATGTCCGTTAATTCTGCAATCTTCTGTTTGCGCTCCATGGGTGTCCCTGTCAGAATGGCTACTTTTAAATCAGGCGCAAATTTCTCGAATTCATTTTTCCAATTGTACACGACAGAGGACGGTGTCACAATCAAATGCGGATTATCACTCGGCTCTGATGCTATATAAGCGATACTTTGGAAAGTTTTCCCAAGGCCCATGTCATCAGCTAAAATACCACCTAAATAATAATTGCTTAATGACTTAAACCATTGAAAGCCTGTTTCTTGATAGTTTCGCATTGTGCCTTGCAGATTTTCCGGCAGTTCATAAACCTGATCCTCCGGTGACCTCAAGTGATTCAGTAGTTTGCGGAACGATGGATCATAATTCTTGTTTGTCTGCATTAACTCATCGATTTGCGTCCCGCGGTATACGGGCATATGGACATTCCCGTCCTGCACATCATCTTTTTTAATTTCAAAATCATCGAAGAACTGTTTCATGGAGGAAAATTCTTCACCCTCTAATGAAAGCAGTGCACCGCTTTGCATACGGTAATAGCGTTTCTTTTCAATAACAGCATCAATGATTTGATTGATCTCTGAATCATCCACACCATCAATATTGAAACCAATTTCAAGCAGATTGGAAGAAGATTCCAGATTCACGTTTGTGCTTGGCATCGGTTCATTTTCGACAATCAAATTTCGGATATCTGATGTTAAAAATAGCTCCACATGCCCATCAAGCAATGGTAATACTTTATAAAGGAATGTATAAATTTCCTCTTCATCCGCTTCGATATAAAGTTCACGCCCATTATAATGAAAATTCGCATGCTCGATTAAACGCATAATCTGCTGTTCTTTTTCCACATCACGAATGATAATAACATCGCTCTCCTTGCGACCGCTAAACGGATCTACCAAATGATCACCATAATAGTATTCCAATTTGCCGGTGATCCAATCTGTCTTCATTTCCAGGTATAACTTCGCTCTTAGCGGAACTTGAATGATTCCCGCCGCTACTTTGTCAGCTATTTCTACATCGCCGACCCTTTTCAGAGAAGGAAGTACTTCAGATAAAAACGTATCTGCCTGAGTCTGACTGATCGGCAGTTCTAAGTCCCCATCCCAAACTGGCTAATTTCTTCCAATACAGGGATTTGCTCCTTTCTCGGAAAATAAAATGTCCCCTGGTAGAACAACATTTCATAGGCTTTAAAATAGATGGCGTCACCTATTTCATCCATCTTGAGCATTA is part of the Virgibacillus sp. NKC19-16 genome and harbors:
- a CDS encoding ABC transporter permease; the encoded protein is MSVERETIIDDPKTAVKPPNPRLKNLKIVYNKLKRNKPAMVGGILILFFIIVAIVGPFVAPFDPYAQDLVNKLAPPSADHWFGTDSFGRDIFSRILHGMSITLYIGFFSVALGGTIGVLLGIISGYYGKRTDSFIMRCMDVLLAFPGILLALAIVTVLGSSLNNVIIAVAISSLPVFARITRGSTLSVKNLEYIDAMKALGASDARIIFKHIFPNITSPIIVQATMYIATAVISASGLSFLGLGAQPPMPEWGAMLADGRNYLYNAWHVAFFPGIMIVAVVLAFNVLGDGLRDALDPKMKE
- a CDS encoding ABC transporter permease, producing MFKFIIRRLIQTIPVLIGVSILVFSLMHLVPGNPAQIMAGESAPKETVEAMEERLGLNDPLPVQYFNYVSNAVQGDLGSSIRSGRDVTEEIGGRFWVTVELAIYSTILSVFMGLIAGIVSATRRNSFADTSLMLIALFGLSMPNFWLGLMLIQWFAIGIDLPSWVPFLNDTAWFSPSGWGSFEQVILPVITLGTGGAAIIARMTRSSMLDVIDQDYIRTARAKGVKERIVIYRHALKNALIPVVTIVGLQFGSLLGGTVLTETVFAINGMGKLIIDSITARDFPIVQGAILVVALLFVLVNLLVDIAYRFLNKRIELD
- a CDS encoding ABC transporter ATP-binding protein, with product METNSHENILEINELQTSFFTKDLEVKAVDGVTFSLPKGKTLGVVGESGSGKSITALSVLRLIDEPGKIVGGEIKFKGENLLDKKDAQMRKIRGNEISMIFQEPMTSLNPTYTVGQQISEAYITHEGLGKKEAKQRSIEMLELVGIPSPKKRINQYPHELSGGMRQRVMIAIALACNPELLIADEPTTALDVTIQAQILELINDLQERLGMGMLLITHDLGVVAETCDYVAVMYGGQIVEYEDVNTLFNDPKHPYTVGLLNSIPPNDHDIEGDLPVIKGTVPSPAEMPTGCRFAPRCPFATELCKNKLPELETDEYGNQIRCWIYTDEWDGDPEVNVNDERTSKSY
- a CDS encoding ABC transporter ATP-binding protein; this translates as MTKELLKVTDLKQHFPIKGGILGRTVNHVKAVDGVSFSIYEGETLSIVGESGCGKSTTGRAILRLDEPSGGQVEFDGEDLLSFSKKKMNKTRKNMQVIFQDPYASINPRQTVRQILNEAMEIQNVVPKKERNDRIIELLKTVGLGEHQVDRMPHEFSGGQRQRIGIARALSVNPQLIVADEAVSALDVSIQAQVINLLKKLQRDFDLTYLFISHDLGVVRHISDRIIVMYVGKIVEIADKKSLFSGAQHPYTKALLSAIPSTKMETKKERIVLKGDVPSPIDPPTGCRFHTRCPFATEKCVNEVPKLRNADYMEGGHLAACHYMEEIESGEHQPTR
- a CDS encoding TRAP transporter permease, with product MKENNSNQMTEEQQEELMAKYDAEANTRTSKGWIGYVVFFGLIAFSLFHIYTGIFGQFTAYIQRTVHLGFALSLIFLLFPARRKTKRTSIPWYDYILVLLSIIVTAYWPLFYETLVQQIGGVDTAQMIIGGIAILLVLEASRRAVGLPITIIASAFLVYAYFGQQMPGMLAHRGLSLEQLIDSMYFTTEGILGTPLQVSSTYIFLFLLFGAFLVQTGVGTYFNDLAISLAGRRTGGPAKVAIFSSALNGTISGSSVANTVTTGSYTIPMMKRLGYRKNFAGAVEAAASTGGQIMPPIMGAAAFLMIEFAGESYWNIAKAATIPAILYFTGIWVMTHLEAKRTGLHGLPEEVIPKKRTVLKKIHLLLPILLIVYLLFAGFSIERTAIYGIGATILVSLFRKDTRINFSRFIVALQSGAKTALGVAAATACAGIIVGVVTKTGLGLKMGNSLVSIAGTLATSPEVQLLLTLVFTMIASIILGMGSPTTANYIITSTIALPAILALNDQLEVAIPVLAGHMFVFYFGIVADITPPVALAAFAATGISGGEPIRTGFNASKLAIAAFIIPYMFVLNPQLLMIDANFIEITWSLFTALIGMIAIGAAIIGFWYRKLHWAERILVAVTGLMLMYPEGNSDIIGFSAFIVLLIIQLFTRQDKKIDDEVQKTGSEG
- a CDS encoding DUF1850 domain-containing protein, encoding MRHRKAILFVSFFIIVIVVVLFIPYRTALVFYEENTDHIEAFLPIKSGETFQIIFKHSIHLTDVVEKYIVTADHDIKQYEMVYEEFGIGMPSNAGPGETFAYEDGKYHLKDLDNYFSSMNIRNGKTVSEHRLIWESSNDDSSSEKEYMAWFNRYFEPGAWFTVQVERLSLWERLKGVKIHEGKQ
- a CDS encoding TAXI family TRAP transporter solute-binding subunit encodes the protein MKQNKLLLFGMLLFAVLMLLAACGGESEDTGGEAEGDDGGGSEEAPEFLSMLTGGTSGTYYPLGGEMAQNIGDDTGIQTDALSSNASADNVVALQNGEAELAMVQTDVMSNAVEGVNSFEGEPVDNVLAIGSLYPETIQIVSSADSGIETVEDLEGMAVSVGAPGSGTYVNAEQILEVHGLSMDDINAQNLDFDESTSGIQDGNIDAAFITSGTPTGAVEGLGATVDISIVSMEEDKIAELIEQYPYYAEDTIEAGTYGSVDEDITTAAVMAMMVVTEDIPEDTVYEITKSMYENASEMAHDKAELITTETGLDGVGIDLHPGAQRYFDEEGVSAD